The Vicia villosa cultivar HV-30 ecotype Madison, WI linkage group LG1, Vvil1.0, whole genome shotgun sequence genome includes a region encoding these proteins:
- the LOC131643489 gene encoding leucine-rich repeat extensin-like protein 6, translated as MESPNNLTPILIFSILILSSINPSHQALPPLNPRLIKAHTAIQAWKQTFTSDPKNFTSNWYGPNVCNYTGIYCAPSPQDPYIYTVAGIDINHANIAGSLPEELGLLKDLALFHINSNSFHGSLPNSFDSLEFLHELDISNNKFSGPFPEVVLCITSLKFLDIRFNNFQGNVPEKLFDLKLDAVFINDNKFQFSLPENFGNSTASVVVFANNDIKGCIPSSVVKMKDTINEIIMVNSGMKGCLPDEIGELDKVTVFDVSYNEFVGELPESIGGMKSLEQLNVAHNRFSGVVPESVCRLPRLENFTYSFNFFSDESESCVELKSKDDRLNCIPFRPLQRSGYECEVFYKHPVHCSGVGCSFTSPSPPPPSPPPPPPPPPPPPPPPPPPPPPPPPPPSPPPPAEVYYHYL; from the coding sequence ATGGAATCCCCTAATAATCTCACACCAATTCTCATCTTCTCCATTCTCATCCTATCCTCCATCAACCCCTCCCACCAAGCTCTCCCACCTCTCAACCCAAGACTCATCAAAGCCCACACAGCAATCCAAGCATGGAAACAAACCTTCACCTCTGACCCAAAAAACTTCACCTCAAACTGGTATGGCCCAAACGTCTGCAACTACACAGGTATCTACTGTGCACCCTCCCCACAAGATCCCTACATCTACACAGTTGCTGGCATAGACATAAACCATGCAAACATAGCAGGTTCATTACCGGAAGAGCTAGGTCTTCTAAAAGACCTAGCTCTCTTCCACATTAACTCAAACAGCTTCCATGGTTCCCTTCCAAACAGTTTCGACTCTCTCGAATTTCTCCACGAGCTAGACATCAGTAACAACAAATTCTCCGGACCATTCCCGGAAGTTGTTTTATGCATTACTTCATTGAAATTTTTAGACATAAGATTCAATAATTTTCAAGGAAATGTTCCTGAGAAACTCTTTGATCTAAAACTTGATGCAGTTTTCATCAACGATAATAAATTTCAATTCTCTTTGCCGGAGAATTTCGGAAACTCTACAGCTTCTGTTGTAGTTTTCGCGAACAATGACATCAAAGGTTGTATTCCGTCGAGTGTGGTGAAAATGAAGGACACCATTAACGAGATTATAATGGTTAACAGTGGAATGAAAGGCTGTTTACCGGATGAGATTGGTGAGTTGGATAAAGTGACGGTGTTTGATGTTAGTTACAATGAGTTTGTTGGTGAATTGCCGGAGAGTATTGGTGGGATGAAGAGTTTGGAGCAGTTGAATGTGGCGCATAATAGGTTTTCTGGTGTGGTTCCGGAGAGTGTTTGTAGGTTGCCGAGGTTGGAGAATTTTACGTATTCGTTTAACTTTTTCAGTGATGAATCGGAGAGTTGTGTTGAGTTGAAAAGTAAGGATGATAGGTTGAATTGTATTCCTTTTAGGCCGTTGCAAAGGTCGGGTTATGAGTGTGAAGTTTTTTATAAACATCCTGTTCATTGCAGTGGTGTTGGTTGTTCTTTTACATCTCCGTCACCTCCACCTCCATCTCCGCCACCTCCTCCGCCTCCACCTCCTccaccacctcctcctcctccaccaccaccacctccacctcctCCACCACCATCACCACCTCCTCCTGCGGAAGTTTACTACCATTATCTATGA